In Saccharomycodes ludwigii strain NBRC 1722 chromosome III, whole genome shotgun sequence, one DNA window encodes the following:
- the CDS1 gene encoding phosphatidate cytidylyltransferase (similar to Saccharomyces cerevisiae YBR029C | CDS1 | CDP-Diacylglycerol Synthase): MPSKKHTNATSTAIKKAGENERLISREKNALSSEQLNTIDSANSSALSRPTPKQGNTELADPTHSKKLSTFIVRTVWTLIMIIGFFVILASGHIWCLILIFFCQITTFKECIHVTHISSREKKLPLTRTLNWYFLFTTIYYLDGQSLFKYFRYYFINYKFLNFIAINHIFICYCLYVLGFVMFVSSLKKGFLKFQFASLCATHMVLVLVVFQAHLIIKNVLNGLFWFLMPCGLVIVNDIFAYLCGITFGRTKLIAISPKKTLEGFMGAWFFTMLASIILTRILSSYSYMTCPVTDDIKTNFFTPLTCEVNPVFLPQKYRLPPIIFAKIGIESITIKPIYFHAINLATFASLFAPFGGFFASGLKRAFKVKDFGHSIPGHGGITDRVDCQFMMGSFMNLYYETFISENRITVGTVLSTIISNFDEKEIIQLIFELNKILLTNNVISLETYEKISKLYS, translated from the coding sequence atgcCATCGAAGAAACATACTAATGCTACTTCTActgctattaaaaaagcaGGAGAAAATGAACGTTTAATATccagagaaaaaaatgctTTATCTTCTGAACAGTTGAATACAATTGATTCAGCTAATTCTTCTGCACTTTCTAGACCTACCCCAAAACAAGGAAATACAGAACTAGCTGATCCAACGCATTCTAAAAAACTGTCTACTTTTATAGTTCGTACCGTTTGGACTTTGATAATGATTATCggattttttgttattttagCCTCTGGTCATATCTGGTGtcttattttaattttcttttgtcaAATAACTACTTTTAAGGAGTGTATCCATGTTACTCATATATCTTCTAGGGAGAAAAAGTTACCTTTGACAAGGACTTTGAATTGGTACTTCCTTTTTAcaacaatttattatttggatGGGCaatctttatttaaatatttcagATATTactttataaattataaatttttgaatttcaTTGCAATAAACCATATATTTATCTGTTATTGTTTGTACGTTTTGGGGTTTGTTATGTTTGTTTCTAGTTTGAAAAAGggatttttgaaatttcaATTCGCGTCTCTATGTGCCACCCACATGGTTTTAGTATTGGTTGTTTTCCAAGCGCATCTAATAATTAAGAATGTTTTGAACGGattattttggtttttaaTGCCTTGTGGATTAGTTATTGTTAATGACATTTTTGCTTATTTGTGCGGCATCACTTTTGGTCGCACAAAGTTGATTGCTATTTCACCAAAAAAGACATTGGAAGGTTTTATGGGTGCTTGGTTTTTCACCATGCTAGCCTCTATTATTCTAACCAGAATTTTATCTAGTTACAGTTATATGACTTGTCCAGTGACTGACGATATCAAAACAAACTTTTTCACTCCATTAACCTGTGAGGTTAACCCTGTTTTTTTGCCacaaaaatatagattaccaccaataatatttgCGAAGATTGGGATTGAAAGTATCACCATAAAACCAATATATTTCCATGCTATCAATTTAGCAACTTTTGCATCTCTTTTTGCTCCATTTGGTGGGTTTTTCGCTTCTGGGTTGAAGAGAGCATTTAAGGTTAAGGATTTTGGGCATTCCATTCCTGGTCATGGTGGTATCACTGATAGAGTCGATTGTCAATTTATGATGGGTTCATTTATGAATTTATACTACGAAACTTTTATTAGCGAAAATAGGATTACCGTAGGCACAGTTTTATCCActattatttctaattttGATGAGAAAGAAATTATACAATTAATTTTCGAATTAAACAAGATATTATTGACCAATAATGTTATTTCTTTAGAGACATATGAGAAAATATCGAAACTATATTCTTAA